GCAAAATTACTTACCGAAAGGTCTTTTATGCCAAAGTATTGTAAGATTTTTGCAAAAGTAAAACCCAAAGTAGAACCCATAAAAAGTGTAGGAGCGAAGATACCACCTATTCCACCTGCTCCAAAAGTAATAGATGTAGCAACAACTTTTAAAAAAATCAGCAATATTAAAAATCCGAAAACAACATACATATTATCTTGGAACTCTGAGAACATACTATTTTCCATTACTGATTTGTAATCTCCCTTTAGTAAGGAATTTATAGTTTCATAACCTTCGCCATATAATGGTGGAAGAATGAAAATAAGAATTCCAAGAGCAATACCGCCAACGAGAATTTTTACTTGCCACTTATTTATTCTTTCAAAATATGAGCGAATTTTCATGTACATGCGAGTAAAATGAGTTGAGATAAGTCCTGTAAAAATTCCAAGAATTACAAAAAATGGGATATCATTGAATAAAAACTCATCTTGAAGAGTAAAATGAAAAAGTACATCTCTGCCAAGGAAAAAATATGAGGTTAGAGCTGCTATTGAAGATGCAATTAATAACGGTACCAAAGAAGACATTGTTAAATCCAGCATGATAACTTCAATGGCGAAAATTATTCCTGTAATAGGAGCTTTAAAAATTGCAGACATAGCTCCGGCACTTGCACAACCTATTAAAAGTATTTTTGTTTTATAACTCATTCGGAAAAGACGACCGATATTGGAGCCAATTGACGCACCTGTTGCTACTGTAGGTCCTTCTAATCCAACAGAGCCGCCAAAACCCACAGTAAATGCACTGGTTATTATTGAGGAAAACATATTGTGCTGTTTCATAATTCCATTTTCTTTTGAAATTGAATAAAGCACTGCCGGTATTCCATGATTTACTTTCCTACGAATGATAAATTTGATGAATAAAACAGCGAAAAATATTCCTATTACGGGGTAAGCAATATATAAATAATTTCCAAAATTAAAAATCTCATTCTTTATAAGTTCTTGAATAAAATGCACTGAATTTTTTATAACAACAGCCGCAAGACCGCTTGTAAGTCCTATTACAGCACTTAAAATTAAAATAAAATGCTGGTCAGGGATGTGTTTTAATCTCCAAATTATAAGTGGTTTTATGTATTTTTCAAAATGCATATTCTCTTTACTCTCAACTTATCAGTTTTTTTTACGAGGGGCAAAGTTAGAAAGTATTGATTTAAAATAAGTATTATTAAGTAAAAACAAAATTAACATTAAAAATAATGCTGAGTACGAAACAAAAAAGGCAAATTTAACCATTCGATTTTGATAAATAAAAACAATTTTACTTTCTCCTGCTGGTATTTTTGTTGAGATATAAACATGGTTAGATGTAAAATGTTTTGTTTCTTTTCCATCAATTAATACTGACCATCCCGGATAATTGCTTTGAAGTAATGTTAAAACTTGAGGAGACTTACTAATTACGATTGCTTCAATTTTTGTTGGTAAAAAACTTGTAATAAAAACTGTATCTGTTGGAGTATGTCTGAGTTTATCCTTCGATAATTTTTTATAAATATTTTCATTTATAAAAAGGTCGCTCTGAGAATAATCTTGCTGTTGTTTTATTGTTTTATTAGAAAATATTTGTGAAGATAAATAAAGAGGGTAGTTGTTTAGAACAGCATTTTTTAATTTAGGAAAAGAATCGGATAAGTAGAGGAAAGGGTCAAGAACAAAAGAACTAAATCCTTCATAAGATATTTTTTTATGAAAAGTGTTAGTGTTTCGCCAAACAGGTAGAAAAGCTCCGGAGATATCACTATTCTCAATTACTTTTTTGCTTTGTGGAATTGGAAATCCTTTAGGAAGGTTTTTTATTTTATTGTGTAATTTCTGTGGGCTTTTTACAGAAACGCCTGTGTAGTGAATATTTAGTTGAACTGAAATAAACATTTCAATTATTACGATAATCATTATTGTTTTAACCAAATTTTTATTTTTAAGCAGTGAAAACATAAAAATACTGATTAAGATAAAT
The Bacteroidota bacterium genome window above contains:
- a CDS encoding chloride channel protein, with the translated sequence MHFEKYIKPLIIWRLKHIPDQHFILILSAVIGLTSGLAAVVIKNSVHFIQELIKNEIFNFGNYLYIAYPVIGIFFAVLFIKFIIRRKVNHGIPAVLYSISKENGIMKQHNMFSSIITSAFTVGFGGSVGLEGPTVATGASIGSNIGRLFRMSYKTKILLIGCASAGAMSAIFKAPITGIIFAIEVIMLDLTMSSLVPLLIASSIAALTSYFFLGRDVLFHFTLQDEFLFNDIPFFVILGIFTGLISTHFTRMYMKIRSYFERINKWQVKILVGGIALGILIFILPPLYGEGYETINSLLKGDYKSVMENSMFSEFQDNMYVVFGFLILLIFLKVVATSITFGAGGIGGIFAPTLFMGSTLGFTFAKILQYFGIKDLSVSNFALVGMAGTIAGVLFAPLTAIFLIAEITGGYQLFVPLMITAAVSYTTIRLFESNSVYTIQLAKRGELLTHHKDKTILKLIKVNDVVETNFITVRPNDTLGYLVNVIKKSVRNIFPVIDEKGNYLGLIPLDNIRNIMFDQGKYDKIFVKDLMIDPHISVTTEDGLDIVMAKFRSSGHWNLPVVDKGKYLGFVSRANIFNSYRKMLVEFSED